In Kordiimonas pumila, a single genomic region encodes these proteins:
- a CDS encoding TonB-dependent receptor: MIVKTIACFIGSISLFDIPAIASATIVETGYIEEVIVTTQKRAQNIRTVPLSVTSYDGDFLSKLNMEEFDRVSDITPGLIIQEQSPNNPAFVIRGITSDNGSPQIAPRVSIYLNGVDVSRSRGSHFELFDIDRIEVVKGPQATLFGTAAAIGAVAVITKKPQKEFAGELTLGYGNYNSMEAKGFVTGGHTKLQGRLAFSYRKRDGYIENIAGDIGSQSAGGIVQPDLNGLERFAVRSSLRFIPNTDLTVDLVLNYEKDADTGTSFKSGTFAPTDGTTSPFSFAELAGGGPLSADVLGNDKLGIDRALYDANLTVVWSLSDIWTLTSITGYREFDSLEVFDADGSQAIYAEFAEDATGNQFSQELRANYAHEKLNAFFGVNYFNENGRVEVPFLTEEGTFLQCAAGIIPDLPCVAPSGAVGSITAAQNLPSIYYASKFGNTGNFHIYSAFADATVEATDRLSLTAGVRYIYETRESGGFATLPASILTGAPLIDFGYVDTAGSTVSEKDNFDAILPRFNARYAINDTINLYASVSKGRRSNVIEVTSTAGPNNTPVANAAYVPAEITWNYETGFKGRFMDGRLDLAASLFYQTYDNFQVTIRQAGITRQANAGTARNIGAEGEFRASISKHFELFGTAAYIDAGIDDKAENGIFAGNRFRLQPEWSTALGGLWTIPITSAIKVTGNVTWTYRSSVFFEIENQPVAGVDISEGAVHLVNANIALADSEDRWALSFYVTNLFNKDYIIDAGNIGGLFGSPTLIAGPPRFVGVQVSTRF, encoded by the coding sequence ATGATTGTAAAAACTATTGCTTGTTTCATAGGTAGTATCAGCCTGTTTGATATACCAGCAATAGCCTCTGCAACGATTGTTGAAACGGGTTATATCGAAGAAGTTATTGTGACAACCCAAAAACGGGCACAGAACATTCGCACCGTACCGCTCAGTGTGACAAGCTATGATGGCGATTTCCTGAGCAAGCTAAACATGGAAGAATTTGACCGGGTGTCAGACATTACACCTGGTCTTATTATTCAGGAACAAAGCCCTAATAACCCAGCCTTTGTTATTCGCGGTATTACATCTGACAACGGCTCACCCCAGATTGCCCCCCGTGTTTCAATTTACCTGAACGGCGTTGATGTGTCTCGCTCACGCGGGTCGCATTTTGAATTGTTTGATATTGACCGCATTGAAGTTGTCAAGGGGCCACAAGCCACCCTGTTTGGCACCGCCGCTGCCATAGGTGCTGTGGCCGTAATTACCAAAAAACCACAAAAAGAATTCGCGGGCGAATTAACCCTTGGGTACGGCAACTATAATAGCATGGAAGCTAAAGGTTTTGTGACCGGTGGGCATACCAAACTACAAGGCCGGCTTGCCTTCAGCTATAGAAAGCGCGACGGATATATTGAAAATATTGCAGGCGACATTGGTTCACAGTCCGCAGGCGGTATCGTGCAACCAGACCTGAATGGGCTCGAACGCTTTGCAGTTCGTAGTAGCCTGCGCTTCATACCAAACACTGATCTAACAGTTGACCTAGTGCTCAACTATGAAAAGGATGCAGATACAGGCACAAGCTTCAAGTCTGGCACCTTTGCCCCTACAGATGGCACAACAAGCCCTTTCAGTTTTGCAGAACTTGCTGGCGGCGGACCCTTATCTGCTGATGTGCTCGGCAACGACAAGCTTGGCATTGACCGCGCGCTTTATGATGCAAACCTTACTGTTGTGTGGTCCTTGAGTGATATATGGACCTTAACTTCTATAACCGGCTACCGTGAGTTTGACAGCCTTGAAGTTTTTGACGCAGACGGTTCCCAGGCGATCTATGCCGAGTTTGCTGAAGATGCCACTGGCAACCAATTCAGTCAGGAACTGCGTGCAAATTACGCACATGAAAAATTAAATGCCTTTTTCGGTGTGAATTATTTCAATGAAAATGGCCGTGTGGAGGTACCTTTCCTGACAGAAGAAGGTACATTTCTTCAATGCGCCGCAGGTATTATCCCTGACCTGCCCTGTGTTGCACCCAGCGGCGCCGTTGGGTCTATAACAGCCGCCCAAAACCTGCCATCCATTTATTACGCCTCCAAGTTCGGTAATACGGGCAATTTCCACATATATTCGGCCTTTGCAGATGCCACCGTTGAAGCAACAGACCGACTCTCCCTAACGGCAGGTGTCCGCTATATCTATGAAACACGCGAGAGTGGCGGGTTTGCCACCTTACCAGCGTCCATCCTAACAGGTGCACCGCTGATTGACTTTGGCTATGTAGACACTGCCGGTAGCACCGTTTCTGAAAAGGATAATTTTGACGCCATTCTGCCACGCTTTAATGCGCGCTATGCCATCAATGATACAATCAACCTGTATGCAAGCGTTTCTAAAGGTCGCCGCTCGAACGTGATTGAAGTTACTTCCACAGCCGGGCCAAATAATACCCCGGTCGCTAACGCCGCCTATGTACCTGCTGAGATTACATGGAATTATGAAACTGGCTTCAAAGGCCGATTTATGGATGGGCGATTGGACCTTGCGGCCTCGCTTTTCTATCAAACCTACGATAACTTTCAGGTAACAATCCGCCAAGCTGGCATCACGCGTCAGGCCAATGCAGGAACAGCCAGAAACATTGGGGCAGAAGGAGAGTTCCGTGCCAGCATAAGCAAGCATTTTGAACTGTTCGGCACTGCCGCCTATATTGATGCAGGCATTGATGACAAAGCTGAAAATGGCATTTTTGCTGGCAATCGTTTTCGACTACAGCCTGAATGGTCAACCGCCCTTGGCGGCCTATGGACCATCCCCATCACCAGCGCAATCAAGGTAACTGGTAATGTTACATGGACGTACCGCTCTAGCGTTTTCTTTGAAATTGAAAACCAGCCAGTCGCCGGTGTAGATATCAGCGAGGGTGCCGTGCATTTGGTAAATGCAAATATTGCGCTCGCAGATAGTGAAGACCGCTGGGCTCTGTCCTTTTATGTGACCAACCTATTCAATAAAGATTATATTATTGACGCTGGCAATATTGGCGGACTGTTTGGTTCTCCCACATTGATAGCTGGGCCGCCTCGGTTTGTGGGTGTTCAGGTATCAACCCGGTTTTAA
- a CDS encoding ATP-binding protein has protein sequence MSNTQGYDLLDVRVEQALLLKNRTTSSCLFVLFIICNYFIILYFTGYENKAVYWLILASIMVGLVWLYGVRASSITRETVDRYLHGHTLLCCITGLVWGGFSIYLIDWSSYFTIFVACVLVFSITVGGMLPSSAYRPGYIGLALFSLLPLASYILIYASWPVHLLGLATLVYFAFGMIASARSELDMREAITARNSRDLTEKIKAKNEIIQRVNEEKNRFLAATSHDLSQPIHAQGYFIQALKKQLTSPEQHNLLDKIELTWQRQSQFLRGLMDVNQLDSGTLKAKPAHINIAEEMQLVIDEFTENNKQKHLKLSCHFEAGKIYTDPAFLNRIVRNLLSNAIKYTPPYGTINIEAQKKSDHTIITITDSGPGIPEADQKRVFDEYVQLDNSLEVTEDGVGLGLSIVKRLCALLNIQVSLVSNPGEGTRFTLTIPQTAAIGLTDDKTGTPSAGNVQFDHTPLIVIVDDETAIRDAMSGLFTDWGCQVICGACEEDVLPIISATAEVPDLLVIDKMLSRHASGIDLIHTLREEVNEDTPAVLMSGAALTDAEKQATIGMTFLNKPIAPPVLQRILQEAVQTQNRAIKGH, from the coding sequence ATGAGTAACACACAAGGATATGACCTTCTGGATGTACGGGTAGAACAAGCCTTACTCTTGAAAAACCGAACAACTAGTTCCTGCCTGTTTGTGCTGTTTATAATCTGCAACTATTTCATCATTCTCTATTTTACCGGATATGAAAATAAAGCGGTTTATTGGCTCATTTTAGCATCAATAATGGTCGGGCTGGTGTGGCTGTACGGTGTACGCGCTAGTAGCATAACCCGCGAAACTGTAGACCGCTATCTGCACGGGCATACGCTTTTGTGTTGTATTACGGGCCTTGTGTGGGGGGGCTTTTCAATTTACTTAATTGACTGGTCGTCTTATTTCACCATTTTTGTTGCCTGTGTGCTTGTGTTCAGCATTACAGTTGGGGGCATGCTGCCCAGCTCAGCATACAGGCCCGGATATATTGGGCTCGCGCTTTTTTCCCTGCTGCCACTCGCCAGTTATATTCTCATTTATGCTAGCTGGCCAGTTCATCTTCTAGGGCTGGCTACTCTTGTGTATTTTGCCTTCGGCATGATTGCAAGCGCCCGCTCTGAACTGGATATGCGCGAAGCAATAACTGCCCGTAATTCACGAGACCTCACAGAAAAAATCAAAGCTAAAAACGAAATTATCCAACGTGTAAACGAAGAAAAAAATCGCTTTCTGGCTGCAACAAGTCACGACTTATCTCAGCCAATTCATGCACAGGGCTATTTTATACAAGCCCTTAAAAAGCAATTAACAAGCCCAGAACAACATAACTTACTTGATAAAATAGAGTTGACATGGCAACGCCAAAGCCAGTTCCTGCGCGGCCTGATGGATGTTAACCAGTTGGATAGTGGAACACTAAAAGCCAAACCAGCCCACATAAACATAGCCGAAGAAATGCAGCTTGTTATTGATGAGTTTACCGAAAATAACAAACAAAAGCATCTGAAACTAAGCTGCCATTTTGAGGCTGGTAAGATTTACACAGACCCCGCGTTTCTCAACAGAATTGTTCGTAATTTGCTGTCAAACGCCATCAAATACACACCGCCCTACGGCACTATTAACATCGAGGCACAGAAAAAGTCAGATCACACCATCATCACCATTACTGACAGTGGCCCAGGGATTCCAGAGGCTGACCAAAAGCGTGTGTTTGATGAATATGTGCAATTGGATAATAGCCTTGAAGTGACAGAAGATGGTGTTGGTCTCGGGCTTTCTATTGTTAAAAGACTATGCGCCCTGTTGAATATTCAAGTCAGCCTCGTGTCAAACCCGGGAGAAGGAACCCGCTTCACGCTCACTATCCCACAAACGGCGGCTATAGGCCTTACTGATGATAAAACCGGCACGCCCTCTGCTGGCAACGTTCAGTTTGACCATACCCCGCTTATTGTCATCGTTGATGACGAAACCGCCATACGGGATGCCATGTCTGGGCTTTTTACTGACTGGGGCTGTCAGGTTATTTGCGGCGCATGTGAAGAGGATGTTCTGCCTATTATTTCTGCCACCGCTGAAGTACCAGACCTTCTCGTAATCGACAAAATGCTAAGCCGGCATGCCAGTGGTATTGACCTGATCCATACCTTGAGAGAAGAGGTGAACGAAGACACACCTGCGGTATTGATGAGCGGTGCAGCCTTAACTGATGCTGAAAAGCAGGCCACCATAGGCATGACATTTCTTAACAAGCCTATTGCCCCCCCTGTATTACAAAGGATTTTACAGGAAGCGGTTCAAACACAAAACAGGGCTATTAAAGGCCATTAA
- a CDS encoding sulfotransferase family protein, protein MAKLKDKTPRVFNFISGLPRSGSTLLSAILLQNPQFHAGMTSPVGNLFSTLISSVSAGSELAPMVSTEQRIRLSQGLFDSYYADLDERRTHVFDTNRAWTANLSAVTKMFPDTKMLCCVRDVAWVMDSLERQYQSNAFENTGLFNDHGSRSTVYSRTETLASRNGLVGYAWSALKEALYGPHADRLLIIDYDLLASRPGEVIPLVYDFIGADPFEHDFDNVIYDAPVFDAQLGLSGLHRVHKKVAPMPRRTILPPELFEQYSQLNFWRDLQGSRARIISETKTEETPLFSVA, encoded by the coding sequence ATGGCGAAGTTGAAAGATAAAACGCCCCGGGTATTTAATTTTATTTCAGGCTTGCCTCGTTCGGGGTCTACGCTTTTATCCGCTATTCTTTTGCAAAACCCGCAGTTTCATGCCGGGATGACAAGCCCGGTCGGGAACTTGTTTTCAACACTTATTTCATCAGTCAGTGCGGGCTCAGAGTTGGCCCCGATGGTGTCAACTGAGCAGCGTATTCGCCTGAGTCAGGGCCTTTTTGACAGTTATTATGCTGACCTTGATGAAAGGCGCACCCATGTGTTCGATACTAATCGAGCCTGGACCGCAAATTTATCTGCCGTCACAAAAATGTTTCCAGATACAAAGATGCTTTGCTGCGTCCGGGATGTAGCTTGGGTGATGGACAGTCTGGAGCGGCAGTACCAGTCAAATGCCTTTGAAAATACGGGTCTCTTTAATGACCATGGGTCTCGCAGTACAGTTTATTCGCGTACAGAAACTCTGGCTAGCAGAAATGGGCTTGTTGGTTATGCGTGGTCTGCGCTCAAGGAAGCGCTATACGGCCCGCACGCAGATCGCCTTCTCATTATAGATTATGATCTTTTGGCCTCGCGCCCTGGTGAGGTTATCCCTCTCGTTTATGATTTTATTGGAGCAGATCCATTCGAGCATGATTTTGATAATGTAATCTATGATGCTCCCGTATTTGATGCTCAGCTTGGCCTTTCCGGCCTGCACCGCGTTCACAAAAAAGTGGCGCCCATGCCTCGCCGCACCATCCTGCCGCCAGAACTGTTTGAACAGTACAGTCAGTTGAACTTCTGGCGAGACCTGCAAGGCAGCCGTGCGCGCATTATTAGTGAAACAAAAACTGAGGAAACGCCGCTCTTTAGCGTTGCCTGA
- a CDS encoding response regulator has protein sequence MAKTVHIAVLDDHRMFLEGLSMLVESMVGHYSVTNFHEPVELLHQLEAGQHYDLVLCDLIMNRMNGLAFVAAARAYTKRIPILMISGINTPPPLAEMQSLGASGFVHKSADNETFLKAIETVLRGKAFFEVVGSDDVAADLCALRGNEDSANSLIEALPSLGKRQVEVLKMIAHGASNKEISNTLSISENTVKTHLKQIFMILGVNKRTACVRKAQALGLI, from the coding sequence GTGGCAAAAACAGTACATATTGCTGTTCTTGATGATCACCGGATGTTTCTGGAAGGCCTTTCTATGCTGGTCGAAAGCATGGTGGGCCATTATTCTGTAACCAATTTCCATGAACCGGTAGAGCTTTTACATCAGCTAGAAGCTGGCCAGCATTATGATCTCGTGCTTTGTGATCTTATTATGAACCGGATGAATGGGCTTGCCTTTGTAGCGGCGGCTCGTGCTTATACAAAGCGTATCCCTATCCTGATGATTTCCGGCATAAACACCCCGCCACCACTTGCAGAAATGCAAAGTCTGGGGGCAAGTGGTTTTGTCCATAAGTCAGCCGATAATGAAACCTTTTTGAAGGCTATTGAGACAGTTTTGAGAGGCAAAGCTTTTTTTGAAGTAGTCGGCAGCGATGATGTAGCCGCAGACCTGTGTGCTCTGAGGGGCAACGAAGACAGTGCTAATAGTTTGATTGAGGCACTCCCATCCCTTGGGAAGCGACAGGTTGAAGTCCTGAAAATGATTGCCCACGGTGCGTCTAATAAGGAAATATCGAACACACTTTCTATCAGCGAAAATACAGTCAAGACACATCTGAAGCAGATATTTATGATCCTTGGTGTTAATAAACGAACGGCGTGTGTACGAAAGGCACAAGCGCTTGGTCTTATTTAA
- a CDS encoding beta strand repeat-containing protein, producing MATLTVTTNSDTGADSTLDTDFATDMTDGGGLSIREAIGRASSGDTITFDLDSGTAGAQGGTITLGGSALAISTNLIIDGDLDDDGTPDVTFDADGNSRTVVISGSDVTLHGLTVTGGSGSGGGTVNQGGGIHSSTSGTLTITNSIITGNTTTNGGGGIYKFGGSLVITDSLISGNSAMYGGGIRSVGATNTFTRATITGNSADFVGGAELRSSVAGSSFTNTTISGNVNTSASPYGDELRVRSGEVTISDSIIGSTNATSSPNIGSSLSGGITFSGTVLLTEAFTPVSGSGTVDTPANIFASTEAVTVGGVSTTRGVLADNGGVVQSMAVASGVSAGASPTLAITNTAPRLDTNNDTPLDYTENGWYAQLVGGTLIDDDGDADWDGGTLVVQITGNAETADEVSLARTEVISIVGTDVFSNSTNIGTVSVAAVSNHSTVTGDTALTITFNSNATNTNVEWVLRSIQYQNSSDDPSTDDRTVTITATDAHGASTVGTRTIEVTAVEDGPTITIMGEDPTFTEDGGAVAIFSGADISTVEAGQTITGFGLYVTNVSDGADEILAVDGTDITLTVGTSGTTANNSLTYSVSTSGSGVRVDFSDGTLSEAQINTVMDGVTYRNDSDTPTTTDTRVINFSDIADTGETTSSGGETEVTVVAANDAPTATNSSPLIDEEDGAYALTVADFNFSDVDGDSFSSVRIDSLATVDGSFQLSGVDVEAGDIIQASDIVAGNLTFTPENVVDPDNGSGVLLEFTHSVNDGTTFAASPARMQIEVSFFNDAPTATGMPSDLEVDIETKSDIDLSDIAFADADSTSITVTLSVDTGDLYYTPSDLKIRIATDSDAQNKGGEQEAGSYITLTGSISDIHTYLSDPSSIQYISADGVTGNDAATLTISGGSGRESVSLGTINLDIGTINTNHTPTGLTLSNSAIKENVAGGTVGTVSATDPDGDSITYSVSDSRFEIVGTTLKLKDAASLDYETESSIRVSIKATDSHGASFTKGFTISVTDVGEHTTSDDADTVTGGDEDDLVSSGGGDDRITTGNGRDTIDGGDGDDDVSGGNDDDSIDGGAGSDTVDGGSGRDTLKGGDGDDTVMAGGDDDLVFAGLGDTGNDKVNGDSGDDTIGGGAGNDDLNGDDGDDLVWGGSGNDRVSGGTGDDLIYNGDGSDDITGGAGNDTLWAGAGDDVLTGGTGADTFVFGAVAGNDTITDFDVSEDSLSFMAITGFASAAEVIAAASEVDSSVLIDLGDGESILLSGLTLAELNTASMTFG from the coding sequence ATGGCGACTTTGACCGTAACGACCAATAGCGATACTGGCGCTGACAGCACGCTTGATACAGACTTTGCAACCGATATGACTGATGGTGGTGGCCTTTCTATTCGGGAGGCGATTGGCAGGGCATCAAGCGGGGATACAATCACCTTTGACCTTGATAGCGGAACAGCTGGGGCGCAGGGCGGCACCATTACGCTTGGGGGCAGCGCTCTCGCTATATCTACGAACCTGATAATTGATGGTGATTTGGATGATGATGGCACGCCGGACGTTACGTTTGATGCGGATGGCAATAGCCGGACTGTTGTGATTAGTGGCAGTGATGTAACCCTGCACGGTTTAACCGTTACTGGTGGGTCTGGCAGTGGCGGCGGCACAGTGAACCAGGGCGGCGGCATTCATTCCAGCACAAGCGGCACTTTAACAATCACCAACAGCATCATTACGGGGAACACAACAACAAACGGCGGCGGTGGTATCTATAAGTTCGGTGGCAGCCTTGTGATAACAGATTCTCTCATTTCAGGTAATTCGGCCATGTATGGGGGCGGTATACGCAGTGTAGGGGCCACAAACACATTTACACGCGCAACTATTACCGGAAATTCGGCCGATTTTGTTGGCGGGGCAGAACTCAGGAGTTCGGTAGCTGGTTCATCTTTCACGAACACGACAATAAGTGGCAATGTGAACACCAGCGCCTCCCCATATGGGGATGAGCTTAGGGTTCGTTCGGGTGAAGTAACCATTTCTGACAGTATCATTGGTAGCACGAACGCAACATCGAGCCCTAACATTGGTAGTTCACTGTCTGGTGGCATTACATTCAGTGGCACGGTTTTGTTAACCGAGGCTTTCACGCCAGTGTCTGGCAGTGGCACGGTTGATACGCCTGCTAATATTTTTGCGTCTACAGAAGCAGTAACGGTGGGCGGCGTTAGCACAACGCGTGGGGTACTTGCAGATAATGGCGGCGTTGTTCAGAGCATGGCGGTTGCATCTGGTGTATCAGCAGGCGCTAGCCCGACTTTAGCGATCACGAATACAGCCCCCAGGCTTGATACGAACAATGATACACCGCTGGATTATACAGAGAATGGTTGGTATGCACAGCTTGTGGGCGGGACACTCATTGATGATGACGGTGACGCCGACTGGGACGGCGGCACTTTGGTGGTGCAAATTACCGGCAATGCAGAAACGGCTGATGAGGTTAGTTTAGCTCGCACTGAGGTTATTTCAATTGTAGGTACGGATGTTTTTTCCAACAGTACCAATATTGGTACTGTATCTGTGGCAGCGGTTTCGAACCATAGTACAGTCACGGGCGATACAGCACTCACCATTACATTTAACAGCAATGCTACTAATACCAATGTTGAATGGGTTCTACGCAGTATTCAGTATCAAAATTCATCTGATGACCCAAGCACGGATGACCGAACGGTTACTATTACAGCAACGGATGCTCATGGCGCCTCCACAGTAGGCACCCGCACCATTGAGGTCACCGCAGTTGAGGATGGACCCACGATTACCATAATGGGGGAAGACCCAACATTTACAGAAGACGGTGGTGCGGTCGCGATTTTTTCGGGGGCAGATATCAGCACTGTTGAAGCCGGCCAAACGATCACGGGGTTCGGTTTATATGTGACAAATGTATCAGACGGGGCGGATGAAATCCTGGCCGTAGACGGAACAGATATTACCCTTACAGTCGGTACGAGTGGTACCACAGCAAACAATAGCCTTACATACAGTGTGTCTACATCTGGCAGTGGCGTACGGGTGGATTTTTCAGACGGCACGTTGTCAGAGGCCCAGATAAACACGGTGATGGACGGTGTTACTTACCGTAATGATAGTGACACGCCCACCACAACGGACACACGCGTTATCAACTTTTCTGATATTGCTGATACCGGTGAGACAACAAGCAGTGGCGGCGAAACGGAGGTCACCGTTGTGGCAGCGAATGACGCGCCGACAGCTACAAATAGCAGCCCACTGATTGATGAAGAAGACGGCGCATATGCGCTAACCGTTGCGGATTTCAATTTCTCTGACGTTGACGGAGACAGCTTCAGTTCTGTAAGAATTGATTCGCTGGCAACGGTAGATGGCAGCTTCCAGCTTTCGGGCGTTGATGTGGAGGCAGGTGACATTATTCAGGCGTCAGATATTGTGGCGGGTAACCTGACATTTACACCGGAAAATGTTGTGGACCCGGATAATGGATCAGGTGTTCTGCTTGAATTTACCCACAGTGTGAATGATGGCACCACTTTTGCCGCAAGCCCGGCCCGTATGCAGATTGAGGTAAGCTTTTTTAATGACGCTCCGACAGCGACCGGCATGCCGTCTGACCTTGAGGTAGATATTGAAACAAAGTCTGATATTGACCTCTCTGACATTGCCTTTGCAGATGCAGACAGTACCAGCATTACGGTAACACTATCGGTTGATACAGGTGACCTGTATTACACGCCTTCTGATCTCAAGATTAGAATAGCCACTGATAGCGACGCTCAAAACAAAGGTGGAGAGCAGGAGGCAGGATCCTATATCACCCTAACTGGTTCAATTTCTGATATTCATACTTACCTCTCTGACCCTTCCAGCATTCAATATATCAGTGCAGACGGCGTAACCGGCAATGATGCCGCCACGCTGACAATTTCAGGTGGCAGCGGCCGAGAATCTGTGTCTCTCGGCACTATCAATCTGGATATCGGCACGATTAATACCAATCACACACCGACAGGCCTGACCCTGAGTAATAGCGCTATTAAAGAAAATGTAGCAGGCGGCACGGTTGGTACTGTTTCCGCAACAGACCCTGATGGAGACAGTATCACATACAGTGTTTCTGATAGCCGGTTTGAGATTGTTGGCACCACCTTAAAGTTGAAAGATGCAGCCAGCCTTGATTATGAAACCGAGAGCAGTATTCGTGTTTCCATTAAAGCGACAGACAGCCACGGAGCTAGTTTTACCAAAGGCTTTACGATATCTGTGACGGATGTAGGCGAACATACGACCTCTGATGATGCAGATACCGTGACAGGGGGTGATGAAGACGATCTTGTGTCCTCGGGTGGGGGTGATGACCGTATCACCACAGGGAATGGCCGTGACACGATTGACGGCGGTGACGGGGATGACGATGTCTCAGGCGGTAATGATGATGACAGTATAGACGGCGGTGCTGGCTCAGATACAGTTGATGGGGGTTCAGGTCGGGATACCCTGAAGGGTGGGGACGGTGATGACACAGTTATGGCGGGCGGTGATGATGACCTTGTTTTTGCCGGGCTTGGGGACACTGGTAATGATAAAGTGAACGGCGATAGCGGCGATGATACCATAGGCGGCGGTGCCGGAAATGACGATTTGAACGGTGATGACGGTGATGACCTTGTGTGGGGTGGCTCAGGTAATGATAGGGTTAGCGGCGGTACAGGGGACGATTTAAT
- a CDS encoding MFS transporter: MTDTKNTQTSAFTWWQLFSYGFLTAPLAMGGFALVMYIPTFYAVDMGLGLGLVGAVFVAGRLFDVVTDPLIGHLSDETRSRIGARKPWMLVGVPGFSIAAWLLLAPPEGAGLLYLLIASGLYFLFYTVLDVPYSSTGLEISPHVHERSVLASSKASFQVIGALFAAAAPVVLMLPIGDTLPVVAQTIMVTSVLGLILFMHSMPERNRTVTEPRASLIKAVKMVWHSRPYRTLISGFLIVQSANALTAGLMVLFITHRLNAPNLIGLLMGLLLLSSALFLPVWVWVSKRKSKQYAWSCSVITCSVVLAAFAFVGEGNVVAAAMLAAILGACFGCDAIMPTSMLADIVYKGEEGGKKRLGGLSLAVKNSVSKLAFVVPMGLAFPVLDLVGFQEQGQNGCTEMLTLVFFFSGLPILLRLAALYVINKQSDTVRSTQEAEPV; the protein is encoded by the coding sequence ATGACAGACACAAAAAACACACAGACAAGCGCTTTCACATGGTGGCAGCTCTTTTCCTACGGGTTCCTGACCGCGCCTCTCGCTATGGGTGGGTTTGCGCTTGTGATGTATATTCCCACCTTTTACGCGGTTGATATGGGGCTTGGTCTTGGGCTTGTGGGTGCCGTGTTTGTAGCAGGCAGGCTTTTTGATGTGGTCACTGACCCGCTGATTGGGCACCTGAGCGATGAGACCCGCTCCCGCATTGGCGCTAGAAAACCGTGGATGCTTGTTGGGGTACCCGGCTTCAGTATCGCCGCATGGCTGCTGCTTGCGCCGCCCGAGGGGGCAGGGCTTCTATATTTGCTGATAGCGAGCGGGCTTTATTTCCTTTTTTACACTGTCCTTGATGTGCCTTATTCATCAACCGGCCTTGAGATATCGCCCCATGTGCATGAACGCTCGGTCCTTGCCAGTTCAAAAGCCAGCTTTCAGGTTATCGGTGCGCTGTTTGCTGCGGCGGCGCCAGTAGTGCTGATGCTACCTATTGGCGACACACTACCCGTTGTCGCACAGACAATTATGGTCACGAGCGTGCTTGGGCTTATTCTGTTTATGCACTCAATGCCCGAGCGGAACCGTACGGTGACCGAGCCGCGTGCGTCTCTTATTAAAGCGGTTAAAATGGTCTGGCATAGCCGCCCCTACAGAACGCTTATTTCCGGGTTTCTGATCGTTCAAAGTGCCAATGCCTTAACCGCTGGCCTTATGGTTCTCTTTATAACCCACCGCCTGAATGCTCCAAACCTTATTGGCCTTTTGATGGGCCTACTTTTACTTTCTTCTGCCTTGTTTCTGCCCGTTTGGGTGTGGGTATCAAAACGCAAAAGCAAGCAGTATGCATGGAGCTGCTCCGTTATCACATGCTCTGTGGTGCTGGCCGCTTTTGCTTTTGTCGGCGAAGGCAATGTGGTTGCCGCCGCAATGCTGGCTGCCATACTGGGGGCCTGTTTTGGCTGTGACGCCATTATGCCAACATCCATGCTCGCCGATATTGTGTATAAAGGAGAAGAGGGCGGCAAGAAACGCTTGGGCGGCCTGTCGCTTGCTGTTAAAAACTCTGTGTCCAAACTGGCCTTTGTCGTACCCATGGGGCTAGCCTTTCCAGTTCTGGACCTTGTCGGTTTTCAGGAACAAGGCCAAAACGGATGTACTGAAATGTTGACACTGGTGTTCTTTTTTTCAGGGCTACCCATTCTCTTACGCCTCGCTGCCTTATATGTTATTAACAAACAATCTGACACAGTGAGAAGCACCCAAGAAGCAGAGCCTGTCTGA